From the Thermoanaerobaculia bacterium genome, one window contains:
- the xseB gene encoding exodeoxyribonuclease VII small subunit produces MSQKKTERESGPEVGAEAEPGFTVAMRELETILHRIEGDELDIDRLAEELKRATTLLELCRGKIRRAELEVTEIVQKLEQT; encoded by the coding sequence ATGAGCCAGAAGAAGACGGAGCGTGAGAGCGGCCCGGAAGTCGGGGCGGAGGCCGAGCCGGGATTCACGGTCGCGATGCGTGAGCTCGAGACGATCCTGCACCGAATCGAAGGAGACGAGCTCGACATCGACCGGCTTGCCGAGGAGCTGAAGCGCGCCACAACGCTGCTCGAGCTCTGCCGCGGCAAGATCCGCCGCGCCGAGCTCGAAGTCACCGAGATCGTGCAGAAACTCGAACAGACCTGA